One Bdellovibrionales bacterium genomic region harbors:
- a CDS encoding ParA family protein, which produces MMCKGGVGKTTSSFFVANRMAAYGARILVVDGDSQGNLTSAFDLSSMKIEIDEETPILVDLLTKDASIDEAIIAFSPFLHLIPSTPLNSILESKIRDNFKNPSVPFSKIFEIVKDRYDYIIIDCAPALNLTNTAIICASDLVVLPVAPDKFSQIGLEQTLKEIHQIEEDFPEIGNRETRVIFTRFDAREYTSLKYLSEIADSNKERMFKTMIRTASDLKNAITKKEDLFQYKNSNAKDDYDSFVKEIMGIDTFFSKKSN; this is translated from the coding sequence ATGATGTGTAAGGGCGGAGTTGGAAAAACAACATCAAGCTTTTTCGTTGCAAACAGAATGGCCGCTTATGGAGCTCGAATTCTAGTTGTCGACGGCGATTCACAGGGAAATCTCACTTCTGCATTTGATTTAAGTTCCATGAAGATTGAGATTGACGAGGAAACTCCAATTCTAGTCGATCTTTTGACCAAAGATGCCTCAATTGATGAGGCCATCATAGCATTTTCGCCGTTCCTTCACCTAATTCCTTCAACGCCACTGAATTCAATATTGGAGAGCAAGATTAGGGATAACTTTAAGAATCCTAGCGTTCCTTTCTCAAAAATATTTGAGATTGTTAAAGATAGGTACGATTATATCATTATTGACTGCGCTCCAGCGTTGAACCTAACTAATACCGCAATCATTTGTGCCTCTGATTTAGTTGTTTTACCGGTAGCCCCAGATAAGTTTTCTCAGATCGGACTCGAACAAACTCTCAAAGAGATCCATCAAATAGAGGAAGACTTTCCAGAAATTGGAAATAGGGAAACCAGGGTCATATTCACTCGCTTTGATGCTAGGGAATACACTTCTCTCAAATACCTCTCCGAAATAGCTGATAGCAATAAAGAAAGAATGTTCAAGACGATGATACGGACTGCGTCCGATCTTAAAAATGCAATTACAAAAAAGGAAGATCTCTTTCAATACAAAAATTCTAACGCCAAGGATGACTATGACTCTTTTGTTAAAGAAATAATGGGGATTGACACTTTTTTTTCTAAGAAAAGTAACTAA